In a genomic window of Paramecium tetraurelia macronuclear, complete genome:
- a CDS encoding Centrin — protein sequence MRGKPQAQVAQKQQPQKQGNARKPQERPGLTDDEIDEIREAFNLFDTEGTGRVDPRELKAAMQSLGFDQKNPTIFNMIAELENEGTDVDFDQFLDAITSKLGNRESKDGINKIFDLFDDDGSNSINLNNLKRVSKELGETMTAEELAEMLERAASNGREITREDFYNIMVKRAF from the exons atgAGAGGCAAACCCTAAGCTCAAGTAGCGTAAAAGCAATAACCTTAGAAGTAAGGGAATGCACGTAAACCTCAAGAGAG ACCAGGATTGACtgatgatgaaattgatgaaatcaGAGAAGCATTCAATCTTTTTGATACTGAGGGTACTGGGAGAGTGGATCCACGTGAATTGAAGGCAGCTATGTAGAGTTTAGGATTCGATTAAAAGAATCcaactatttttaatatgattgCCGAACTTGAAAATGAGGG AACTGATGTTgactttgattaatttttagatgcAATTACGTCTAAGTTGGGTAATAGGGAGAGCAAAGAtggaatcaataaaatatttgatttattcgATGATGATGGCAGCAATAGTATCaacttgaataatttgaaaaga GTATCCAAAGAATTGGGTGAGACCATGACTGCTGAAGAATTGGCTGAGATGTTGGAACGTGCAGCTTCGAATGGCAGAGAAATTACAAGAGAGGACTTCTACAACATCATGGTTAAGAGGGCATTTTGA